In Oxyura jamaicensis isolate SHBP4307 breed ruddy duck chromosome 20, BPBGC_Ojam_1.0, whole genome shotgun sequence, the following are encoded in one genomic region:
- the STAU1 gene encoding double-stranded RNA-binding protein Staufen homolog 1 isoform X4, with product MSQVQIQNPSTALAGSQILNKNPSLSQPLSIPSTTSSLPSENAGRPIQNSALPSASVTSTNAAAAPSNMANPKEKTPMCLVNELARFNKIQPEYKLLSEQGPAHSKVFTVQLTLGDQHWEAEGTSIKKAQHAAAAKALEGTKFPKPTARPSRSEGKNPDSVTPTVELNALCMKLGKKPMYKPIDPYTGMRSTYNYTMRGGTYPPRYFYPFPVGPLLYQVELSIGGQQFHGKGRTRQAAKHDAAAKALKVLQNEPLPEKPEVNGKEPDDENLNKSEISQVFEIALKRNLPVNFEVTKESGPPHMKSFVTKVSVGEFMGEGEGKSKKISKKNAAIAVLEELKKLPPLPTVEKMKPRIKKKTKSIVKLQTSPEYGQGMNPISRLAQIQQAKKEKEPEYMLITERGLPRRREFVMQVKVGVHTAEGMGTNKKVAKRNAAENMLEILGFKIPQPQPPKPALKTEEKTPVKKPGDGRKVTFFEPGSEETSTSNKEDEFRMPYLSHQQLPAGILPMVPEVAQAVGANQGHHTKEFNRAAPNPAKATVTAMIARELLYGGTSPTAETILKNNNSSGHVPHGPLTRPSEQLDYLSNVQGIQVEYKDFPKNNKNEFVSLINCSSQPPLISHGIGKDVESCHDMAALNILKLLSELDQQTTEMPRTGNGPMSVCVKQEMESDPLLKPANSNTLGQTLDSTA from the exons ATGTCTCAAGTTCAAATTCAGAATCCTTCTACTGCCCTTGCAGGGAGCCAAATATTGAATAAGAACCCGTCTCTTTCACAGCCATTGAGTATTCCTTCTACTACTAGTTCTTTGCCCTCTGAAAATGCAGGTAGACCTATCCAAAATTCTGCTTTACCCTCTGCATCTGTTACATCCACCAATGCAGCTGCAG CTCCTTCTAACATGGCAAACCCCAAAGAGAAAACCCCAATGTGTCTTGTGAATGAGTTAGCCCGTTTCAACAAGATTCAGCCTGAATATAAGCTTCTGAGTGAGCAAGGTCCAGCTCATTCTAAG gTGTTTACAGTGCAGCTGACTCTTGGGGACCAGCACTGGGAAGCTGAAGGAACTAGTATTAAAAAAGCGCAACATGCGGCAGCTGCCAAAGCATTGGAAGGGACAAAATTCCCTAAACCTACAGCTCGTCCATCTCGTAGTGAAGGCAAGAATCCAG ACAGTGTAACCCCCACAGTGGAGTTGAATGCACTTTGCATGAAGCTGGGAAAGAAACCTATGTACAAACCTATTGATCCTTATACGGGGATGAGATCCACTTACAACTATACTATGAGAGGTGGTACTTATCCTCCACG GTACTTTTACCCATTTCCTGTTGGGCCTTTGCTTTATCAAGTTGAGCTTTCAATTGGAGGGCAGCAGTTTCatgggaaaggaagaacaagacAAGCTGCTAAGCACGATGCAGCTGCTAAAGCACTGAAAGTTCTGCAGAATGAGCCCTTGCCTGAGAAACCAGAG GTTAACGGAAAAGAACCAGATGATGAAAATCTcaataaatctgaaataagCCAAGTTTTTGAGATTGCACTTAAAAGGAACTTGCCTGTGAATTTTGAG GTGACTAAGGAAAGTGGTCCTCCCCATATGAAGAGCTTTGTAACTAAGGTGTCAGTTGGAGAATTCATGGGTGAAGGTGAAGGAAAGAGCAAGAAGatctcaaagaaaaatgctgcaatAGCAGTCctagaagaactgaaaaaactGCCACCCCTTCCCACGGTTGAGAAAATGAAGCCGcgaatcaaaaagaaaacaaaatcaatagtGAAG CTGCAAACAAGTCCAGAATATGGTCAAGGCATGAATCCCATTAGCAGACTTGCCCAGATACAGCAGgccaagaaagaaaaggaaccaGAGTACATGCTTATCACAGAACGTGGTCTTCCAAGACGCAGGGAATTTGTTATGCAG GTCAAAGTTGGTGTACACACAGCTGAAGGAATGGGCACGAACAAAAAAGTTGCTAAACGCAATGCAGCTGAAAATATGTTGGAAATTTTAGGTTTCAAAATCCCTCAACCTCAGCCTCCAAAGCCAGCATTAAAGACAGAAGAGAAG acaccAGTGAAAAAACCAGGTGATGGAAGAAAAGTAACCTTCTTTGAGCCAGGCTCTGAAGAAACTTCAACTA GTAATAAAGAAGACGAGTTTAGGATGCCTTATCTCAGTCATCAGCAGCTTCCCGCTGGAATTCTTCCCATGGTCCCTGAGGTCGCACAAGCTGTAGGAGCCAATCAAGGACACCACACCAAAGAATTCAATAGGGCAGCCCCAAATCCTGCCAAGGCTACCGTAACAGCAATGATTGCTAGAGAGCTATTGTATGGTGGTACTTCTCCTACTGCTGAgaccatattaaaaaataacaactcaTCAGGCCACGTACCCCATGGACCACTTACTAGGCCCTCTGAGCAGCTGGACTATCTTTCCAACGTTCAAGGAATCCAG GTTGAATATAAAGACTTtccaaaaaataacaagaatgaGTTTGTATCTCTTATAAACTGTTCCTCTCAGCCACCACTGATCAGCCATGGAATTGGAAAGGATGTAGAATCTTGCCACGATATG GCTGCATTGAACATTTTGAAGTTGCTGTCTGAGTTGGACCAACAAACCACAGAGATGCCAAGAACAGGAAATGGACCAATGTCTGT ATGTGTGAAACAAGAAATGGAAAGTGACCCTCTTCTCAAACCGGCTAACTCAAACACTTTGGGACAAACACTGGACAGCACTGCCTAA